The following proteins are co-located in the Myroides profundi genome:
- a CDS encoding DUF1697 domain-containing protein, translated as MKTYITLLRGINVSGKNIIKMDVLKQLCINLGLQNVQTYIQSGNIIYQSVEVDSSILSKKIQDKILSTLNLTVPTLTLDIDQFEEILVQHPFTKEEELAQLYITFIDGTPQQEGINSLEEKKNTLELLHTTDNAIYLVANIGYGKTKITNALIENKLKVTATTRNYKTCLKIKALATK; from the coding sequence ATGAAAACTTATATCACACTCCTCAGAGGTATCAATGTCAGTGGCAAGAACATCATCAAAATGGATGTATTAAAACAACTGTGTATTAACCTAGGTTTACAGAATGTACAGACTTATATTCAGAGTGGGAATATAATATACCAATCTGTAGAAGTAGATTCTTCAATACTATCAAAGAAGATACAAGATAAAATACTGAGTACACTAAACCTCACGGTACCAACTCTTACTTTAGATATTGATCAGTTCGAAGAAATACTTGTACAACATCCTTTTACTAAAGAAGAAGAACTAGCACAGTTATATATCACTTTTATAGATGGTACGCCTCAACAAGAGGGAATTAACAGCCTTGAAGAAAAGAAAAATACTTTAGAATTACTACATACTACTGATAATGCAATATACCTCGTCGCAAATATTGGATATGGAAAAACAAAGATTACCAATGCTTTAATCGAGAATAAACTCAAGGTAACTGCAACTACTCGTAATTACAAAACATGTTTAAAAATCAAAGCATTAGCTACTAAGTAA